In Betaproteobacteria bacterium, the genomic window TTGCGCGAAACGCTCTCCGCGACATCGGTGGTGAGCGACGACGGCGCGGGCATCGATCGAGCGCGCTGGACGCCAGAGCACATCGCTTTGCTGAGGACTGCGGCACAGTTCTCGCAGGTTGACCGCATCTTCGTGAATCCGGCGATCAAGCGCGCACTGTGCGGGGAGGTGCAGGGCGATCGTCGCTGGCTGACCAAGATCCGGCCCTGGTGGGGCCATGACGAACACGTGCACGTGCGATTGCGCTGCCCGCGCGGCGACGCACACTGCGTCGACCAGGCTCCGGTGCCGGGGGGCGATGGTTGCGATGCGGATCTCGATTGGTGGTTCAGCGCCGAAGCGCGAGAGGAACTCGCAAAACGTCGCGCCGCCCCGTCGCGCAAGCTCACGCTCGCCGATCTTCCCGCTGCCTGTCGCCCGGTGCTTCTCGCCCCATAGCGCTCTCATGGGGCAGTCGCGCCCCACTGCCCGCGCACCGGGGGACATGCTACGGTGCGGCGTCACTTCGCGGGGAAAGAGAGCGATGTCCCTTCGATTCGCTCGCAGATTGCCGTGCGTGGTCGTGCTGCTCACTGCACTGCCCGTCAGTCGTGCCGCCGACTGGGTGTACGTCGTACAGCCGGGCGACAATCCCTGGACGATCACCCAGCGCTATCTCGACGGCGTTCGCTACTGGCCCGGGCTGCAGGAGTACAACGACATTCGCGACCCGACGCACATCGCACCGGGGACGCGGCTGCGCGTGCCGACGGCATGGCTCAAGCGTCAGCGCGAGCCGGTGCAGGTGAGCGCGGTGAGCGGAGAGGTCTCGTTGCAGCGGCGCCGCGAAGCGCCGCAGGCGCTGCAGGCGGACAGCACGGTGGACATCGGCGATGTGCTGCGCACGGCGCCCGATGGCAGCGTCGAGTTGCGTTTCGCCGACGGCTCGCGTCTGTACCTGCGTGGCGACAGCGAACTGCACATCCAGCGCAGCGAACGCATCCCGCACGGCAACGCGGTCAGAAGCCGGGTGCAACTTCCGCGCGGGCGCACGGAGAGCCGCGTGCTGGAGGACGGCAGCGAACGGCGCTTCGAGATCGACACGCCGGCGGCGGTGACCATCGTCCGCGGCACCCATTTTCGGGTCAATGCGGATGCGGCGCAGTCGTCGAGCGAGGTACTCGAAGGGAGCGTGCGCGTCGCCAACGATGCCGCCCGTATTGTCGTCGGCCCGC contains:
- a CDS encoding FecR domain-containing protein; protein product: MSLRFARRLPCVVVLLTALPVSRAADWVYVVQPGDNPWTITQRYLDGVRYWPGLQEYNDIRDPTHIAPGTRLRVPTAWLKRQREPVQVSAVSGEVSLQRRREAPQALQADSTVDIGDVLRTAPDGSVELRFADGSRLYLRGDSELHIQRSERIPHGNAVRSRVQLPRGRTESRVLEDGSERRFEIDTPAAVTIVRGTHFRVNADAAQSSSEVLEGSVRVANDAARIVVGP